From Seriola aureovittata isolate HTS-2021-v1 ecotype China chromosome 16, ASM2101889v1, whole genome shotgun sequence, one genomic window encodes:
- the bmp8a gene encoding bone morphogenetic protein 8A isoform X2 gives MASDVSYSFPCVCTKREQQHLFLQQQTRSTSGPHWPLLHPRTLLLLPLLLLLFLSLWSQQAEAVVHSSFRRLSGREKKEMQKEILSILGLPGRPRPHPPLRPPSSAPLFMLDLYHAMSADGEDEGNEIIVNGPGMGKFGGAERLAQVNHAALPTLSTHTPPLGTVVSEADTVMSFVNLVEQERDLLQPRPYWKEFRFDLTPLPQGETVTAAEFRIYKTLTMGQRANRTLHISVYEIQRENRHREPELVLLDMQSVPAGQEGWLAFDVTSASNHWLLHPRSNLGIRLYVETEEDRSLSAGWIGLVGRRGPRSKQPFMVTFFRESQVPCRPPRAVKPHPRKKKPKYDLPVPSIHNRSPANNGGQPCKKHELYVSFSDLGWKDWVLAPTGYSAYYCDGECFYPLGSCMNATNHALIQQVVHLLKPDEVPKACCAPTKLSPISVLFYDDNNNVILKKHRNMVVKTCGCL, from the exons ATGGCCTCAGACGTCTCCTACAGCTTCCCTTGCGTTTGCACCAAGAGGGAACAGCAGCACCTCTTCCTTCAGCAGCAGACCAGATCCACCTCCGGACCCCACTGGCCTCTCCTCCACCCCAGGACCCTGCTCCTCCTgcccctgctcctcctgctcttcctctccctgtggAGCCAGCAGGCTGAGGCTGTGGTCCACTCCAGCTTCAGGCGGCTCAGCGGCCGCGAGAAGAAGGAGATGCAGAAGGAGATCCTGTCCATCCTGGGTCTGCCTGGACGACCCAGACCCCACCCGCCCCTACGACCCCCCTCCTCTGCACCGCTCTTCATGCTGGACCTCTACCACGCCATGTCAGCTGATGGGGAGGATGAAGGGAATGAAATAATCGTTAACGGGCCTGGCATGGGGAAGTTTGGAGGGGCAGAAAGGTTGGCTCAGGTCAACCACGCCGCCCTGCCAAccctcagcacacacactccGCCGCTGGGGACGGTGGTCAGCGAGGCCGACACCGTGATGAGCTTCGTCAACCTGG TGGAGCAGGAGCGCGACCTCCTGCAGCCTCGTCCGTACTGGAAGGAGTTCCGCTTCGACCTGACGCCCCTCCCTCAGGGTGAGACggtgacagcagcagagttCCGTATCTATAAGACCCTGACGATGGGCCAGAGGGCAAACCGCACCCTGCACATCTCCGTCTACGAGATCCAGCGAGAGAACCGACACAG AGAGCCAGAGCTGGTGCTGCTGGACATGCAGTCTGTGCCTGCAGGACAGGAGGGCTGGCTGGCCTTCGATGTCACCTCTGCCTCCAACCACTGGCTCCTCCACCCCCGCAGCAACCTGGGCATCCGTCTCTATGTGGAGACTGAGGAGG ACCGCTCACTGTCTGCAGGCTGGATTGGGTTGGTGGGTCGCAGGGGTCCTCGCTCCAAACAGCCCTTCATGGTGACCTTCTTCAGGGAGAGCCAGGTCCCTTGTCGGCCGCCGCGAGCTGTCAAGCCTCACCCCCGCAAGAAGAAACCCAAATACGACCTCCCTGTCCCCAGCATCCATA ATCGGAGTCCTGCAAACAACGGAGGTCAACCCTGTAAAAAACATGAACTCTACGTCAGCTTCAGTGACCTGGGATGGAAG GACTGGGTTTTGGCCCCAACTGGATATTCAGCCTACTACTGTGATGGAGAGTGTTTTTACCCTCTGGGCTCCTGCATGAACGCCACCAACCACGCCCTCATCCAGCAAGTG GTCCACCTTCTGAAGCCTGATGAGGTTCCTAAGGCGTGTTGCGCTCCCACCAAGCTCAGCCCCATTTCCGTCCTCTTCTATGACGACAACAACAACGTCATCCTCAAAAAGCATCGGAACATGGTGGTTAAGACCTGTGGATGTCTATGA
- the zgc:91910 gene encoding zinc finger protein 706-like, with amino-acid sequence MARGQQKIQSQQKNAKKAAEKKKSQGADQKTAAKAALVWTCPVCRTQMPDPKTFKQHFESKHPKSPMPPELADVQA; translated from the exons ATGGCTCGTGGGCAGCAGAAGATTCAGTCCCAGCAAAAGAACGCCAAGAaggcagcagagaagaagaaatctcAGGGCGCAGACCAGAAGACTGCAGCTAAGGCCGCCCTGGTGTGGACATGCCCTGTCTGCCGG actCAGATGCCTGACCCCAAGACTTTCAAGCAGCACTTTGAGAGCAAACACCCCAAGTCCCCCATGCCTCCTGAGCTGGCAGATGTTCAGGCATAA
- the bmp8a gene encoding bone morphogenetic protein 8A isoform X1, with protein sequence MASDVSYSFPCVCTKREQQHLFLQQQTRSTSGPHWPLLHPRTLLLLPLLLLLFLSLWSQQAEAVVHSSFRRLSGREKKEMQKEILSILGLPGRPRPHPPLRPPSSAPLFMLDLYHAMSADGEDEGNEIIVNGPGMGKFGGAERLAQVNHAALPTLSTHTPPLGTVVSEADTVMSFVNLVEQERDLLQPRPYWKEFRFDLTPLPQGETVTAAEFRIYKTLTMGQRANRTLHISVYEIQRENRHREPELVLLDMQSVPAGQEGWLAFDVTSASNHWLLHPRSNLGIRLYVETEEDRSLSAGWIGLVGRRGPRSKQPFMVTFFRESQVPCRPPRAVKPHPRKKKPKYDLPVPSIHNRSPANNGGQPCKKHELYVSFSDLGWKDWVLAPTGYSAYYCDGECFYPLGSCMNATNHALIQQVVSTVMTHPCDTVASSWKHSGQDQTFPLESVQVEEEKAAKTVTCTVFTFKTLILSYITVQYLYTFTQVGF encoded by the exons ATGGCCTCAGACGTCTCCTACAGCTTCCCTTGCGTTTGCACCAAGAGGGAACAGCAGCACCTCTTCCTTCAGCAGCAGACCAGATCCACCTCCGGACCCCACTGGCCTCTCCTCCACCCCAGGACCCTGCTCCTCCTgcccctgctcctcctgctcttcctctccctgtggAGCCAGCAGGCTGAGGCTGTGGTCCACTCCAGCTTCAGGCGGCTCAGCGGCCGCGAGAAGAAGGAGATGCAGAAGGAGATCCTGTCCATCCTGGGTCTGCCTGGACGACCCAGACCCCACCCGCCCCTACGACCCCCCTCCTCTGCACCGCTCTTCATGCTGGACCTCTACCACGCCATGTCAGCTGATGGGGAGGATGAAGGGAATGAAATAATCGTTAACGGGCCTGGCATGGGGAAGTTTGGAGGGGCAGAAAGGTTGGCTCAGGTCAACCACGCCGCCCTGCCAAccctcagcacacacactccGCCGCTGGGGACGGTGGTCAGCGAGGCCGACACCGTGATGAGCTTCGTCAACCTGG TGGAGCAGGAGCGCGACCTCCTGCAGCCTCGTCCGTACTGGAAGGAGTTCCGCTTCGACCTGACGCCCCTCCCTCAGGGTGAGACggtgacagcagcagagttCCGTATCTATAAGACCCTGACGATGGGCCAGAGGGCAAACCGCACCCTGCACATCTCCGTCTACGAGATCCAGCGAGAGAACCGACACAG AGAGCCAGAGCTGGTGCTGCTGGACATGCAGTCTGTGCCTGCAGGACAGGAGGGCTGGCTGGCCTTCGATGTCACCTCTGCCTCCAACCACTGGCTCCTCCACCCCCGCAGCAACCTGGGCATCCGTCTCTATGTGGAGACTGAGGAGG ACCGCTCACTGTCTGCAGGCTGGATTGGGTTGGTGGGTCGCAGGGGTCCTCGCTCCAAACAGCCCTTCATGGTGACCTTCTTCAGGGAGAGCCAGGTCCCTTGTCGGCCGCCGCGAGCTGTCAAGCCTCACCCCCGCAAGAAGAAACCCAAATACGACCTCCCTGTCCCCAGCATCCATA ATCGGAGTCCTGCAAACAACGGAGGTCAACCCTGTAAAAAACATGAACTCTACGTCAGCTTCAGTGACCTGGGATGGAAG GACTGGGTTTTGGCCCCAACTGGATATTCAGCCTACTACTGTGATGGAGAGTGTTTTTACCCTCTGGGCTCCTGCATGAACGCCACCAACCACGCCCTCATCCAGCAAGTGGTCAGTACAGTGATGACACACCCATGTGACACTGTTGCTTCATCCTGGAAACACTCAGGACAGGATCAGACTTTTCCATTAGAAAGTGTacaagtagaagaagaaaaagcagctaAAACAGTAACATGTACAGTGTTCACCTTTAAGACTCTGATACTATCATACATTACAGTACAATACTTGTATACTTTTACACAAGTAGGATTTTAA